One window of Posidoniimonas polymericola genomic DNA carries:
- the hisG gene encoding ATP phosphoribosyltransferase, whose protein sequence is MANPLRIGIPSKGRLAELAGDLLKDAGLKFRRQDRALFARVKAIADNQPEIDITFLRTDDIPVLCAEGAIDMGITGSDLVAESRIDGKPVELTERLKLGVGGCRLAVCVPDNSPVIEPKDLNGDRIATSFPNVTRTYLNEHGATAHCVELTGSVEVMIALGVADAIVDLVETGSTLAANRLRILDEIGKYETVLIQNPRTAHAELCDRITRRLEGVVIARSYSLLEYNIAEENLPAAEKVTPGFSSPTINKLEKQGWFAVRAMVKRGEVIGIMERLEELGAEAILETSISNCRL, encoded by the coding sequence ATGGCCAACCCGCTCCGCATCGGCATCCCAAGCAAAGGCCGCCTGGCCGAACTCGCCGGCGACCTCCTCAAGGACGCCGGCCTCAAGTTCCGCCGGCAGGACCGCGCGCTGTTCGCCCGCGTCAAGGCGATCGCCGACAACCAGCCCGAGATCGACATCACCTTCCTCCGCACCGACGACATCCCCGTGCTGTGCGCCGAGGGCGCGATCGACATGGGCATCACCGGCTCGGACCTGGTGGCCGAGTCCCGCATCGACGGCAAGCCGGTGGAGCTTACCGAGCGGCTGAAGCTGGGCGTCGGCGGGTGCCGGCTGGCGGTGTGCGTGCCGGACAACAGCCCGGTGATCGAGCCGAAGGACCTCAACGGCGACCGCATCGCCACCAGCTTCCCGAACGTCACCCGGACCTACCTCAACGAGCACGGCGCCACGGCCCACTGCGTCGAGCTGACCGGCTCGGTCGAGGTAATGATCGCCCTCGGCGTGGCCGACGCCATTGTCGACCTAGTGGAGACCGGCAGCACGCTGGCCGCCAACCGGCTGCGGATCCTCGACGAGATCGGCAAGTACGAGACCGTCCTGATCCAGAACCCCCGCACCGCCCACGCCGAGCTGTGCGACCGCATCACCCGGCGGCTCGAAGGCGTGGTGATCGCGCGCAGCTACTCGCTGCTGGAGTACAACATCGCCGAAGAGAACCTGCCCGCCGCCGAGAAGGTGACGCCCGGCTTCAGCTCGCCGACCATCAACAAGCTCGAGAAGCAGGGCTGGTTTGCCGTGCGGGCGATGGTCAAGCGGGGCGAGGTGATCGGCATCATGGAGCGGCTCGAGGAGCTCGGCGCCGAGGCAATCCTCGAGACCAGCATCAGCAACTGCCGGCTGTAG
- a CDS encoding Lnb N-terminal periplasmic domain-containing protein — protein sequence MNLKKTPPLDLADRIQPSNFRDWVPDQAVLATADIRGDRVTVKNVRYCKHLAPGEYVPDYYDKSFNLRRVQAVDFITMPFGPVPSLAHTLVSFELAPEAPMAEPEHLVISVEVRKEKDEPAYNPVLSAMRQYELIYVVTDERDILRRQAVINNQDTYLYRTTAPPEAAQEMLVSMLRRANELAQQPQFYDLFTNNCTTNIVEHVNLIRPNRVVYDIGVLLPGLSDRKAYAEGLIVGEGDFEQVKARANIRQRAQLADGSADFSSAIRR from the coding sequence GTGAACCTGAAGAAGACGCCGCCGCTGGACCTGGCGGACCGGATCCAGCCGTCCAACTTCCGCGACTGGGTCCCCGATCAGGCGGTGCTGGCGACCGCCGACATCCGCGGCGACCGGGTCACTGTCAAGAACGTGCGGTACTGCAAGCACCTGGCGCCGGGCGAGTACGTGCCGGACTACTACGACAAGTCGTTCAACCTGCGGCGGGTCCAGGCGGTGGACTTCATCACGATGCCATTCGGCCCCGTGCCGAGCCTGGCCCACACGCTGGTCAGCTTCGAGCTGGCCCCCGAGGCGCCAATGGCCGAGCCGGAGCACCTGGTGATCAGCGTCGAGGTCCGCAAGGAGAAGGACGAGCCGGCCTATAACCCGGTGCTCAGCGCGATGCGGCAGTACGAGCTGATCTACGTCGTGACCGACGAGCGGGACATCCTCCGCCGGCAGGCGGTCATCAACAACCAGGACACCTACCTGTACCGCACCACCGCGCCGCCGGAGGCCGCCCAGGAGATGCTGGTTAGCATGCTGCGCCGCGCCAACGAGCTTGCGCAGCAGCCGCAGTTCTACGACCTCTTCACCAACAACTGCACCACGAACATCGTCGAGCATGTCAACCTGATCCGCCCCAACCGCGTGGTGTACGACATCGGCGTGCTGCTGCCCGGCCTGTCCGACCGCAAGGCGTACGCCGAGGGGTTGATCGTCGGCGAGGGAGACTTCGAGCAGGTAAAGGCCCGCGCCAATATCCGGCAGCGGGCCCAGCTGGCCGACGGCAGCGCCGATTTCTCCAGCGCGATCCGCCGCTAG
- a CDS encoding SpoIIE family protein phosphatase, whose protein sequence is MLNRLPIKILAPLLFAAPVLALGLYLSHNWNQQSQDAINELADRYIEQIHDATAEKITDVLSMPLRVCQVNEHLIANATLPPGDLASWRQTFVEEARAFDMLSSIAWGDADGRAAWVTRYADGRHYWAIKEDGSAPTMLEWRLDDAGGPVEDAQNKFDFQVETRPWFKTPRDAGRDSWSEPYVWVGGGEADEPTLGISFGIPIMSDGRFVGVVDADFSLNDLSRYLGSLKVGKSGVALLVSRDARLLATSDGSPVVSAEAEQIKLGESKSPLINAAALLASDQVEADGARTRVEIEGEDHYLRASRVGEAVGLDWLLLTVIPQRDFLGDIEDEFASSWITSLIAVALAVALGLAAARWLVAPLTRLMTSVRRIGQGDLETRIAIRHAPEYELLASEINKMAEGLQDRIRMQKSLSLAMEVQRNLLPADAPALRGLDIAGHSTYCDETGGDYFDFLDLSGADDDTAVIVIGDVMGHGVAAALLMATARGILRSRCEAPGSLADFLGHLNEMLVVDTQGERFMTMLLVTLSGDRDELRWASAGHGPPLVYDPSTDTFAELDGGGLPLGLMEGEEYEEHVLAGVRPGSVVLTTTDGLEETINQSEELYGTDRLRELVRKHAGASAEEISQAIRDSLANYRGDLSQDDDLTFVVAKVC, encoded by the coding sequence ATGCTCAACCGACTCCCGATCAAGATCCTGGCCCCGCTGCTGTTTGCGGCGCCGGTGCTGGCGCTGGGCCTTTACCTCTCGCACAACTGGAACCAGCAGTCGCAGGACGCGATCAACGAGCTGGCCGACCGGTACATCGAGCAGATCCACGACGCCACGGCCGAGAAGATCACCGACGTCCTCTCGATGCCGCTGCGGGTGTGCCAGGTCAACGAGCACCTGATCGCCAACGCCACGCTGCCGCCCGGCGACCTCGCGTCCTGGCGGCAGACGTTCGTTGAGGAGGCCCGCGCCTTCGACATGCTGAGCTCCATCGCCTGGGGCGACGCCGACGGCCGGGCCGCGTGGGTCACCCGCTACGCAGACGGGCGCCACTACTGGGCGATCAAGGAGGACGGCTCGGCGCCGACGATGCTCGAGTGGCGGCTGGACGACGCCGGCGGGCCGGTCGAGGACGCGCAGAACAAGTTCGACTTCCAGGTCGAGACCCGCCCCTGGTTCAAGACGCCCCGCGACGCGGGCCGCGACTCGTGGAGCGAGCCGTACGTGTGGGTCGGCGGCGGCGAGGCCGACGAGCCGACCCTCGGCATCTCGTTCGGCATCCCCATCATGAGTGACGGGCGGTTTGTCGGCGTGGTCGACGCCGACTTCTCCCTCAACGACCTCTCGCGGTACCTCGGCAGTCTGAAGGTCGGTAAGTCGGGCGTGGCGCTGTTGGTGTCGCGGGACGCGCGGCTGCTGGCGACCTCGGACGGCTCGCCGGTGGTTTCGGCCGAGGCAGAGCAGATCAAGCTAGGGGAATCAAAGTCGCCGTTGATCAACGCCGCCGCACTGCTGGCGTCCGATCAGGTAGAGGCAGACGGCGCCCGCACACGAGTCGAGATCGAAGGAGAGGACCACTACCTGCGGGCGTCGCGGGTGGGTGAGGCGGTCGGGCTCGACTGGCTGCTGCTGACGGTGATCCCCCAGCGCGACTTCCTCGGCGATATCGAAGACGAGTTCGCCAGCAGCTGGATCACGAGTCTAATCGCGGTCGCGCTGGCGGTGGCGCTCGGCCTGGCGGCGGCGCGGTGGCTGGTGGCGCCGCTCACGCGGCTGATGACCTCGGTGCGGCGGATCGGCCAGGGCGACCTCGAGACCCGCATCGCTATCCGCCACGCGCCGGAGTACGAGCTGCTCGCCAGCGAGATCAACAAGATGGCCGAGGGGCTGCAAGACCGCATCCGCATGCAGAAGTCGCTTTCGCTGGCGATGGAGGTGCAGCGCAACCTGCTGCCGGCCGACGCGCCCGCGCTCCGCGGGCTCGACATCGCCGGGCACAGCACCTACTGCGACGAGACCGGCGGCGACTACTTCGACTTCCTCGACCTCAGCGGCGCCGACGACGACACGGCCGTCATCGTCATCGGCGACGTCATGGGCCACGGCGTGGCGGCGGCCCTGCTGATGGCGACCGCCCGCGGCATCCTCCGCAGCCGCTGCGAGGCGCCCGGCTCGCTGGCCGACTTCCTCGGGCACCTCAACGAGATGCTGGTGGTCGACACGCAGGGCGAGCGGTTCATGACGATGCTGCTGGTCACCCTCTCCGGCGACCGCGACGAGCTCCGCTGGGCGTCGGCCGGCCACGGCCCGCCGCTGGTCTACGACCCTTCGACCGATACCTTCGCCGAGCTCGACGGCGGCGGCCTGCCGCTGGGTTTGATGGAGGGTGAGGAGTACGAGGAGCACGTGCTGGCTGGCGTCCGACCGGGCAGCGTTGTGCTGACCACCACCGACGGCCTGGAAGAGACCATCAACCAGAGCGAGGAGCTGTACGGGACCGACCGGCTCCGCGAGCTGGTCCGCAAGCACGCCGGCGCGTCGGCCGAGGAGATCAGCCAGGCAATCCGCGACTCGCTGGCCAACTACCGCGGCGACCTCTCGCAGGACGACGACCTGACCTTCGTCGTGGCGAAGGTCTGCTAG
- a CDS encoding c-type cytochrome, giving the protein MKWLPQCFFSAALAYGLAVVVPAPAAPARDGDANADLLRDVLVRPGYELQLVHRVDPKAEGSWVSLTAVGDGRLVASAQFGRLFVITPGDGPDDTVVKRLPVDLGMAQGLCVVQGDLYVMVNAQGPRPAGLYRCRDTDGDQLWDQVELLRELGSSGEHGPHAVVPSPSGESLYVACGNVTKPTEFAWSRVPTAWGDDSILPRIDDPLRSFSNLREPGGWIAEVSLDGKDWRLHAAGFRNQYDIAFNRWGDLFTFDSDNEYDIDAPWYRPTRVCHVASGGEFGWRHGTGKWPPYYEDSVGPLLEIGPGSPTGVEFGYATDFPAADQRALFVGDWSHGRVFMVDLDLEGGGYRASVKPFLSASPLPVTDLAANFQDGALYLTTGGRRVGSALWRVVYVGFENPADEPAPIPPAPLPEEDLNKLRREIEYYHTEAGAADPVALDNVWPYLGHDDRHVRYAARVAVELQPADRWLQRAYAEADPRARPYALLAATRHQSQDPPHDLYEAFRDTDFAGLTAEGKLAYLRAVGVSHLRYESPELPTRRAIVAKFAEALPSGETIFDRELAAFLLAVGYPDATATAVRLMEDAPLASERLYYALALCETRQGWTPELRRTYYQMLGQILAGSRDRSMQAYAERIAARADEQLTDEERTTAADLIAQRDEQRASPAGATPPRPLVREWNIDQVVDAANQQGGDPTRGRRLFAEAQCFTCHRFRGEGGAVGPDLTAVGRRFAVRDIATALVDPNATISDQYRQTVFEIDGRTIVGRVVNLNKQEISIATDFTDPKHYQTFDADDIEDQFPSNASPMPAGLLNVLDEDELLDLMAYLLSTE; this is encoded by the coding sequence ATGAAATGGCTCCCCCAATGCTTCTTCTCAGCGGCGCTGGCCTACGGGTTGGCGGTGGTAGTTCCCGCCCCCGCCGCGCCCGCCCGGGACGGTGACGCCAACGCCGACCTACTGCGGGACGTGCTCGTGCGGCCCGGTTACGAGCTGCAGCTGGTACACCGCGTCGACCCCAAGGCCGAGGGCTCGTGGGTCTCGCTCACGGCGGTCGGCGACGGGCGGCTGGTCGCGTCGGCGCAGTTTGGCAGGCTGTTCGTGATCACGCCGGGCGACGGCCCAGACGACACCGTGGTCAAGCGGCTGCCCGTCGACCTCGGCATGGCGCAGGGGCTGTGTGTCGTGCAGGGCGACCTGTACGTGATGGTCAACGCCCAAGGCCCGCGGCCGGCGGGCCTGTACCGCTGCCGCGACACTGACGGCGACCAACTGTGGGACCAGGTGGAGCTGCTCCGCGAGCTCGGCTCCAGCGGCGAGCACGGGCCGCATGCGGTGGTCCCCTCGCCCAGCGGCGAGTCGCTGTACGTGGCGTGCGGCAACGTCACCAAGCCGACCGAGTTCGCCTGGAGCCGCGTTCCCACCGCGTGGGGGGATGACTCCATCCTGCCGCGGATCGACGACCCGCTGCGGAGCTTCTCCAACCTCCGCGAGCCCGGCGGCTGGATCGCCGAGGTGAGCCTCGACGGCAAGGACTGGCGGCTGCACGCGGCCGGCTTCCGCAACCAATACGACATCGCCTTCAACCGCTGGGGCGACCTGTTCACGTTCGACTCCGACAACGAGTACGACATTGACGCGCCGTGGTACCGCCCGACGCGGGTCTGTCACGTCGCGAGCGGCGGGGAGTTCGGCTGGCGGCACGGCACCGGCAAGTGGCCGCCCTACTACGAGGACAGCGTCGGGCCGCTGCTAGAGATCGGCCCCGGCTCGCCAACCGGCGTCGAGTTCGGGTACGCGACCGACTTTCCTGCCGCTGACCAGCGGGCGCTGTTTGTCGGCGATTGGAGCCACGGCCGGGTGTTCATGGTCGACCTCGATTTGGAGGGGGGCGGCTACCGCGCCTCGGTCAAGCCGTTCCTGTCGGCGTCGCCGCTGCCGGTGACCGACCTGGCCGCCAACTTCCAGGACGGCGCCCTGTACCTAACGACCGGCGGCCGCCGGGTCGGTTCCGCGTTGTGGCGGGTGGTTTACGTCGGCTTCGAGAACCCCGCCGACGAGCCGGCGCCGATCCCGCCGGCGCCGCTGCCCGAGGAGGACCTCAACAAGCTGCGCCGCGAGATCGAGTACTACCACACCGAGGCGGGGGCCGCCGATCCCGTGGCGCTCGACAATGTCTGGCCCTACCTCGGCCACGACGACCGCCACGTCCGCTACGCGGCCCGCGTCGCGGTCGAGCTGCAGCCGGCCGACCGCTGGCTGCAGCGCGCCTACGCCGAGGCCGACCCGCGGGCGCGGCCCTACGCGCTGCTGGCCGCCACCCGCCACCAATCGCAGGACCCGCCGCACGACTTGTACGAGGCGTTCCGCGACACCGACTTCGCCGGGCTGACCGCCGAGGGGAAGCTCGCCTACCTGCGGGCGGTGGGCGTGTCGCACCTGCGGTACGAGTCGCCCGAGCTGCCGACCCGCCGGGCGATCGTGGCAAAGTTCGCCGAGGCGTTGCCTAGTGGCGAGACCATCTTCGACCGCGAGCTGGCCGCGTTCCTGTTGGCGGTCGGCTACCCCGACGCGACCGCCACAGCCGTACGGTTAATGGAGGACGCCCCGCTGGCGAGCGAGCGGCTGTACTACGCCCTCGCGCTGTGCGAAACCAGGCAGGGCTGGACGCCCGAGCTGCGGCGCACGTACTACCAGATGCTGGGCCAGATCCTGGCCGGCTCGCGTGACCGCTCGATGCAGGCCTACGCCGAACGCATCGCCGCACGCGCCGACGAGCAGCTCACTGATGAAGAGCGGACCACGGCCGCCGATCTGATCGCCCAACGGGACGAGCAACGAGCGTCGCCTGCCGGGGCGACCCCCCCACGCCCATTAGTACGCGAGTGGAACATCGACCAGGTCGTCGACGCCGCCAACCAGCAGGGGGGCGATCCCACCCGGGGCCGCCGGTTGTTCGCCGAGGCCCAGTGCTTCACCTGCCACCGCTTCCGCGGCGAGGGGGGCGCGGTCGGCCCCGACCTGACCGCCGTCGGCCGCCGCTTCGCGGTGCGGGACATCGCCACGGCGCTGGTTGACCCCAATGCCACGATCTCCGACCAGTACCGGCAGACCGTGTTCGAGATCGACGGCCGCACGATCGTCGGCCGCGTGGTGAACCTGAACAAGCAAGAGATCTCGATCGCCACCGACTTCACCGACCCCAAGCACTACCAGACTTTCGACGCCGACGACATCGAGGACCAGTTCCCGTCCAACGCGTCGCCGATGCCAGCGGGGCTGCTGAATGTGCTGGACGAGGACGAGCTCCTCGATCTGATGGCGTACCTGTTGTCGACGGAGTGA
- the hisE gene encoding phosphoribosyl-ATP diphosphatase has translation MPSPATPDAMRPLDALEQTIRERADAARQGDGGKSYTVKLLTGPLEKLCGKVTEEAGELVEAASEQGDEGRAHFVYEAGDLLYHTLVLLRRHGVDLAEVEHELARRFGISGIEEKASRAK, from the coding sequence ATGCCCTCACCAGCAACCCCAGACGCCATGCGGCCGCTCGACGCCCTCGAACAGACCATCCGCGAGCGCGCCGACGCCGCCCGCCAGGGCGACGGCGGCAAGTCGTACACCGTGAAGCTGCTGACCGGCCCGCTCGAGAAGTTGTGCGGCAAGGTAACCGAGGAGGCCGGCGAGCTGGTCGAGGCGGCCAGCGAGCAGGGCGACGAGGGCCGCGCCCACTTCGTCTACGAGGCGGGCGACCTGCTCTACCACACCCTGGTGCTGCTGCGGCGCCACGGCGTCGACCTGGCGGAGGTCGAGCACGAGCTGGCCCGCCGTTTCGGCATCTCCGGCATCGAGGAGAAGGCCTCGCGGGCCAAGTAG
- a CDS encoding polyprenyl synthetase family protein, with the protein MSQADQTLVEGSPKLRQLLSCIADDLSAVEQRLQSELHSRVPQVDEVVRHGYRLGGKRLRPALVLLAGQATGELSDEHLTLAAVVEMIHTATLVHDDVLDEAQLRRHEDTVNARWNNETSVLLGDFLFSHSFYLASTTGSAEACQTIGRATNVVCEGEMQQTLSEGDFGLSQADYLAIITAKTAELCACCCELGARQSGADDATIERLASFGRNLGIAFQIADDLLDLMSDEKATGKTTGADLAKRKMTLPLIHARDALVNGPRANFVDLLESADLERIRAQVKLLGSLDYANRMATNYARRAAADLAELPANPALESLVGLANFAAARTS; encoded by the coding sequence ATGAGTCAGGCAGACCAAACGCTCGTCGAGGGCAGCCCCAAGCTCCGACAGCTGCTCTCTTGCATCGCCGACGACCTGTCCGCGGTCGAGCAGCGTCTGCAGTCGGAACTGCACAGCCGCGTCCCCCAGGTCGACGAGGTCGTGCGGCACGGCTACCGGCTTGGCGGCAAGCGGCTGCGGCCCGCGCTGGTGCTGCTGGCCGGCCAGGCGACCGGAGAACTTAGCGACGAGCACCTGACGCTCGCCGCCGTGGTCGAGATGATCCACACCGCCACGCTCGTCCACGACGACGTCCTCGACGAGGCCCAGCTCCGCCGTCACGAGGACACAGTCAACGCCCGCTGGAACAACGAGACCAGCGTCCTCCTGGGCGACTTCCTGTTCTCGCACTCGTTCTACCTGGCCAGCACCACCGGATCGGCCGAGGCGTGCCAGACCATCGGCCGCGCGACCAACGTGGTCTGCGAGGGCGAGATGCAGCAGACCCTCTCCGAGGGCGACTTCGGGCTCAGCCAAGCAGATTACCTGGCGATCATCACCGCCAAGACCGCCGAGCTGTGCGCCTGCTGCTGCGAGCTGGGCGCCCGCCAGTCCGGCGCCGACGACGCCACGATCGAGCGGCTGGCTTCGTTCGGGCGGAACCTCGGCATCGCTTTCCAGATCGCCGACGACCTGCTGGACCTGATGTCCGACGAGAAGGCGACCGGCAAGACCACCGGCGCCGACCTCGCCAAGCGGAAGATGACGCTCCCCTTGATCCACGCCCGTGACGCGCTGGTCAACGGCCCGCGGGCCAACTTCGTCGACCTCTTGGAGTCGGCCGACCTCGAGCGGATCCGTGCGCAGGTCAAGCTGCTGGGCTCGCTCGACTACGCCAACCGGATGGCGACCAACTACGCCCGCCGCGCCGCGGCCGACCTGGCCGAGTTGCCCGCCAACCCGGCCCTCGAGTCGCTGGTTGGGCTGGCCAACTTTGCGGCGGCGCGGACGAGTTAG
- the moaC gene encoding cyclic pyranopterin monophosphate synthase MoaC, translating into MAERLTHLDESGAARMVDVGEKPSTHRMARASARLTMAASTLELIQDGGGPKGDVLQVARLAGVMAAKRTDELIPLCHSLPLESVSVDFEFEAATTLRIESTARVTGKTGVEMEALTAVTTAALTVYDMCKAVDRGIVIGPVQLEEKAGGRSGTWQRSDNGDDPSSDSD; encoded by the coding sequence TTGGCAGAGCGACTCACGCACCTCGACGAATCGGGCGCCGCCCGGATGGTGGACGTCGGCGAAAAGCCGTCGACCCATCGGATGGCCCGCGCCTCGGCCCGGCTCACGATGGCCGCATCGACTCTTGAATTGATTCAGGACGGTGGCGGCCCGAAGGGCGACGTGCTGCAGGTTGCGCGGCTGGCGGGGGTGATGGCGGCCAAGCGGACCGACGAGCTGATCCCGTTGTGCCACTCGTTGCCGCTAGAATCGGTATCGGTCGACTTCGAATTCGAGGCGGCCACCACGTTGCGGATCGAGTCGACGGCGCGGGTCACCGGCAAGACCGGCGTCGAGATGGAGGCCCTCACTGCCGTGACGACCGCGGCCCTGACGGTTTACGATATGTGCAAGGCGGTCGACCGCGGCATCGTGATTGGTCCCGTGCAACTAGAAGAGAAGGCCGGCGGCCGCAGCGGGACCTGGCAGCGTTCTGACAACGGCGACGACCCCTCGAGCGATTCCGATTAA
- a CDS encoding DUF1598 domain-containing protein — MLGRRVMYSLMLLAMAPLAAAQNALPFNNAAVGPGGNNVMLGPGQGQGLSNGSGGGANADFDSLIDLIASTVASETWAENGGGEAEIRPFVGGVWADAQGVLREASANRSTEQGRAALAADLAKLRTSVASRVEAALGKSAMSGSDARRPSGLRCISLPRLEKEMERLLAAGQPLDEAMLTLAGLQRVEYVLVFPESGDLVLAGPAGDWRVSDEQRLVATDTGLPVVRLDDLLTMMRRDPRSPFGCSIDPRPESLAAAQAYITEHPIPSGRRGRDRWLEQVRDQVGLQDLSYLGMPGDTRIACVLGEADYHMKLIGMGLADGVAGMQSYLDSIRVKPGEPAPAVGAVRWWFGMNYAAVEQSDERDAFHLVGQGVKVMSENEAIAARGARRPTGQSDELSAGFATSFTANFAALCDQYPVYAELRNVFDLALVTALIQSHDLLPASGWQPGLMVTADALRLPRYAAPTAVDTVANLRVVNRRHVVAGVSGGVWAQPTEVLAKRMQASKPDGPMQYAPTSAPEGASNWWWDAE; from the coding sequence ATGCTCGGACGCCGTGTCATGTATTCGCTGATGCTGCTGGCGATGGCGCCGCTTGCGGCCGCCCAGAACGCGCTGCCGTTCAACAACGCCGCGGTCGGGCCGGGTGGCAACAACGTAATGCTCGGCCCGGGGCAGGGGCAGGGTCTCAGCAACGGCTCGGGGGGCGGAGCCAACGCCGACTTCGACAGCCTGATCGACCTGATCGCGTCGACTGTCGCCTCCGAGACCTGGGCCGAGAACGGCGGTGGCGAGGCCGAGATCCGCCCGTTCGTCGGCGGTGTCTGGGCCGACGCCCAAGGCGTGCTGCGGGAGGCGTCCGCCAACCGGTCCACCGAACAGGGCAGGGCGGCCCTAGCGGCCGACCTCGCCAAGCTCCGGACCAGCGTCGCGTCGCGCGTCGAGGCGGCGTTGGGTAAGTCCGCGATGAGCGGGTCCGACGCGCGGCGGCCGTCGGGCCTACGCTGCATTTCGCTGCCGCGGCTCGAAAAAGAAATGGAGCGGTTGCTGGCGGCCGGCCAGCCGCTCGACGAGGCGATGCTCACCCTCGCCGGGCTTCAGCGGGTGGAGTACGTGCTCGTCTTTCCAGAGTCCGGCGACTTGGTCCTGGCCGGCCCGGCCGGCGATTGGCGGGTGAGCGACGAGCAGCGGCTGGTCGCGACCGACACCGGCCTGCCGGTAGTGCGGCTCGACGACCTGCTCACCATGATGCGGCGTGACCCGCGGAGCCCGTTCGGCTGCTCGATCGACCCGCGGCCCGAGTCGTTGGCCGCCGCGCAGGCGTACATCACCGAGCACCCCATCCCGTCCGGCCGCCGCGGCCGCGACCGCTGGCTCGAGCAGGTCCGCGACCAGGTCGGCCTGCAGGACCTCTCGTACCTCGGCATGCCGGGCGACACCCGCATCGCCTGTGTGCTCGGCGAGGCCGACTACCACATGAAGCTGATCGGCATGGGTCTGGCCGACGGCGTGGCCGGGATGCAAAGCTACCTCGACTCGATCCGCGTCAAGCCCGGCGAGCCCGCCCCAGCGGTCGGCGCCGTGCGGTGGTGGTTCGGCATGAACTACGCCGCGGTCGAGCAGTCGGATGAGCGCGACGCGTTCCACCTGGTCGGGCAGGGCGTCAAGGTGATGAGCGAGAATGAAGCGATCGCCGCCCGCGGGGCGCGCCGCCCCACCGGCCAGTCGGACGAACTGTCGGCCGGCTTCGCGACCAGCTTCACCGCCAACTTCGCCGCGTTGTGCGATCAGTACCCGGTCTATGCCGAATTGCGCAACGTGTTCGACCTGGCGCTGGTCACCGCGCTGATTCAATCGCACGACCTGCTCCCGGCGAGCGGTTGGCAGCCGGGCCTGATGGTCACGGCCGACGCGCTGCGGCTGCCGCGGTACGCGGCGCCGACCGCGGTGGACACGGTCGCCAACCTGCGGGTGGTCAACCGCCGCCACGTGGTGGCCGGCGTGAGCGGCGGCGTGTGGGCCCAGCCGACCGAGGTGCTCGCCAAGCGGATGCAGGCGTCCAAGCCCGACGGGCCGATGCAGTACGCCCCGACCTCGGCGCCCGAGGGCGCCAGCAACTGGTGGTGGGACGCCGAGTAG
- the miaA gene encoding tRNA (adenosine(37)-N6)-dimethylallyltransferase MiaA produces MPPTPENPAIDCWYLTGETAVGKTAVAMELAKRLDAELLSLDSMAVYRGMDIGTAKPPLKLRQTVPHHLVDVVDPDEDFSVAQYRELAFAAIAGIRERGRQPVFVGGTPLYLKCLLRGFFDGPPADWDLRNEILAELETVGSEALHARLTQVDPVAASLIHLNDTRRIVRALEVYRSTGEPISHQQMEFEDGLPAKDCKVYVLRRDREEQRERIERRVDQMFEDGLVDEVRGLIDSGKQLGRTARQAVGYCEVIDYLSGDSTLEQAVETIKARTRRFAKRQRTWFRGLSECRFLDIGPDDSPAAIAERIVGDPDAGLS; encoded by the coding sequence ATGCCACCCACGCCTGAAAACCCTGCGATCGACTGCTGGTACCTCACCGGCGAGACCGCCGTCGGCAAGACCGCCGTGGCGATGGAGCTCGCCAAGCGGTTGGACGCCGAACTGCTGTCGCTCGACTCGATGGCCGTGTACCGCGGCATGGACATCGGCACCGCCAAGCCGCCGCTTAAGCTGCGGCAGACCGTGCCGCACCACCTGGTCGACGTCGTCGACCCGGACGAGGACTTCAGCGTCGCGCAGTACCGCGAGCTGGCGTTCGCCGCGATCGCCGGCATCCGCGAGCGGGGCCGCCAGCCGGTGTTTGTGGGCGGCACGCCGCTGTACCTCAAGTGCCTGCTGCGGGGCTTCTTCGACGGCCCCCCCGCCGACTGGGACCTGCGGAACGAGATCCTCGCCGAGCTCGAGACCGTCGGCTCCGAGGCCCTGCACGCCCGGCTCACCCAGGTCGACCCGGTGGCGGCGTCGCTGATCCACCTGAATGACACCCGGCGGATCGTCCGCGCGCTGGAGGTGTACCGCTCGACCGGCGAACCGATCAGCCACCAGCAGATGGAGTTCGAGGACGGCCTGCCCGCCAAAGACTGCAAGGTCTACGTGCTCCGCCGCGACCGCGAAGAGCAGCGCGAGCGGATCGAGCGTCGCGTCGACCAGATGTTCGAAGACGGCCTGGTCGACGAGGTCCGCGGGCTGATCGACTCCGGCAAGCAGCTCGGCCGCACCGCCCGCCAGGCGGTCGGCTACTGCGAGGTAATCGACTACCTCAGCGGCGACTCGACGCTGGAGCAAGCAGTCGAGACCATCAAGGCCCGCACGCGGCGGTTCGCCAAACGCCAGCGCACCTGGTTCCGCGGCCTGAGCGAGTGCCGCTTCCTCGACATCGGCCCGGACGACAGCCCGGCGGCGATCGCGGAGCGGATTGTGGGCGACCCCGACGCGGGGCTGTCATAG